The genomic region TTTTAAgtggagtaattaggtgctctGTTGAAAGCAAATTCAGAATGTGCAAGCTTCAAATCTCACTTcttcaaacttttcttcacaagtgTTCTTAGCAGCATTCCCACAGTTCTATTAGTAACTtcagtttgaccatcagtttggggatggtgagaagtgctAAATAAAAGCTTTGTACCAAGTAACTTCCATAATGTCTTCCCAAAATAgcttaagaactttgtatctcgatcagacacaatggttttgggaactCCATGAAGACGAACAATCTCTTTGAAGAATAAAGCAGCAACAATagtagcatcattggttttgttgcaggctatgaaatgagccatctttgaaaaTCTATCAACAACAACCATAATTGAATCTTTACCTCGCTGAGTTCTTGGCAATGCAACAATGAAGTCCATGCTCAAATCTTCCCATGGCTGgttgggaacaggaagaggagtataCAAACCCTTGTGAAAAGCCGACTTAGCTTGAAAGCATGTAGCACAACGATTAATCACAGCTTTAacatctttatccatacatggccaCTAAAAGTGTTCATTTAGGATCTTCAATATCTTGTTAATCCCAAAATGACCAGCTAGACCGCCTCTGTGTGCTTCTTTAACCAACAACTCCTTGATTGAACTTTTGAAATACACAATTTGTTGCCCTTGAATAGAAAACCATCATGTTCAACATAATCTCTTTTAAACTCAGTAGGTGAACAATTCAAAATTGGAGCAAAGTCTGGATCACTTTCATATAACTCCTTTATAAATGAGAATCCAAGAACTTTAGCTTCCAGAattgataataaagaatatatccttgatagagcatcagcaacaacattagaagtaccagccttgtgtttagaCACAAATGAGTATATCTGTAAGAATTCAACTCATTTTGCATGCCTTGGATTTAGTTTGTGCTGACCATTAATGTACTTCAATGCttcatgatcagaaaagagaacaaactgccttggcttcaaataatgagaccagtgatcaacagctcgaatgatggcataaaactccttatcataagtgctataattTAGCTTGGACCCATTTAGCTTTTCATTGAAATAAGCTACTGGTATTTTGCCTTGCACTAGCACAGCTCCAATGCCGacaccacttgcatcacattcaagttcaaacaacatatTGAAATTAGGCAAAGCATGTATAGGTGTTGAACTTAGCTTTTCCTTCAATGATTCAAATGCAGATTGAGCAAAACTGGGCCATTCAAACACCCATTTCTTCAAACAATCAGTAATTGGAGTAACAATTGTGGAGAAGTCTCtgataaatcttctataaaatgaagctaaacAATGGAAGCTTATGATTTCAGTGATAGAAGAAGGATTAGGCCAAGACTTGATTGCTTCCACTTTAGATGGATCCATTGAACTGCCTTCTTCTGAAACCACATGTAACGAcccatcaaaatcgctattgacgcagtacgttattcattgatttcacagtgagtttttgacctctatatgatacgttttgataaaatattgtatTCATTAATTAaataactttctaaacatagaaagttataaatatgtgggcgagtgcttaagtataagcaaatccccaaaatacataagttttaataatacaggttaacatcacagtcaaattatttattacacaacatagtTTTGtttcgaacaatacccaatattttcttagctatAATCCGTTTGAAAACCCGACTTAAAACACCCATGCATAACCTTGTTGTAGTATGATACCAATAACttgaaaataatgaaaataatatatatGTCTGCGTTTGAGTGTGTGGGAGTCAGAGGTCTGGAAATTAATTTATCTATGGTGTAATTATGTAGATGTGTCTGTGTGTAGTTTTAAAAAAATGAAGTAAAATATATAGATGCCACTCCTTGTTCATTTCTCACGTGGGGTAACATACAAGAACAATTTCgtgacattttcttgtttcattcTATCATTTTTCCAATTAGGTCCcattttaatattaaaaaaatgcTACGTTTAAAAGCAAGTAGGCAACCGTGACATTTTTTTAAAATAGACGTGTAGTCATGGACCTATATCCAACTTGTGAATGTGCATGACTAAATTATTGTTATAgttttcattaataattaatagttaAAGTTAGTCAATGAGTAGACACATGTGTGTCGATGAATTCATGCATAATTTAACGCCCTTAAacgaaattttattttattttttatttttttaaaagaagGTGACCACCCAGACCAGTGATAAGCCGCGACGCGGCTAGACTGGGCGCGGCGCGACCATGCAAAGAAATACATATCAATTTTTCAGCTCTCCTGTTATCAAAATACGCCAAAGGGTTCGGCGCGGCGAAGGGGCTCGCGACGCAGCCCTGTGCTGTCGCTGGTACTGAACTTTAACTTGCTTTAAAAATCACAATTCCACCATTTCTTTCTCACCCAACACCATTTTAACAACATAACACAAAAACAAACTTAGTTAAACAGTTTCTTACATCATCAAACATTACGAAAATCATTTAGTCATGAACGATACATTTACACATCTTAAACATAACATTTAGTCCAAATCTCAAAAGAAACATAGTTTATGAGTATAAAAGTCTTAGCGTCGATAAGCGGTATCAACAgagctagattcaaaatagggacTTGCACTTCCACTTACTATAAGACCGATGCTCCGCTATCCTCAaataggctccttaccttcacgatgtcctttcgttcctattaaaacataaacataacgtaggggtaagctttcatgcttagtgagttataggcaaatAAAAGAACGCATAACATTAAACATAAACAATACATCATTTAACCCTTCCAACCCGAAGGTTACCTACTTACTATCGGATCCGATTCCATTTCTTACCATAGACACAACTTACTAAGGTCAACCTAGTAATTGTGCCTAAGCTAAATATGACCATAGGCATACATATATGCCTAAGCTAACCTTATTGCAATGCATACATACATAGACATCCGAagtgtctaagctaagtcataccatagacGAGATCATTAAGCAAGCTCAatgaccttgcctaagctaatcatcaaccatagataccattattaggcatgcctaataatCATATCTAAGCTAAccatctagtgcacttagtcgtcgcCCTCTTGCACAGATGAAATTTGGGAACAATAAGCCACTCTTAACCCGCTCAATTTACCCCTTATAAACTCACCTTGGTTAAACGAGATTCCTTGGTCACTTGAAGTTCTTTtgtcttgattagcacctatacatgatcTAATCTTGTCATTAATATAATTCAAACGaatttacatctttcaaatgcttacAACACTTTCATATTCTTACACATTGGAACTTAATCTTTCTTAATCCCCTTTTTAACTTTCCATAATACATGAACATTCATAAAATATCATTTTCCCTCAATACACAAGTTCTCTAATTTAATCCATACAATTAAGAACTTATCATTCTTAACAACAATTACTTATGAAAATTTCAACAATTCAAAACATAAACTCTCTTTTCACAATTTAGCTAAATCTCATAATCatcttcattgaggcatttcatcaaacacctagtgtgcatgacttgattatAGACTACAAGCAACACCAAATTCACCCTTTTCATTTCACACATTCAAAtagcaagttcatacatgaacttacaTCCAAACAtcaattaaaattcgtttttaatcATACAAATGTGCACACTCACAATTATAATAACTTATAAACTTGAGATTCACATAAAACACCCAATTTAGTGATACATAAGACTTAGAAGTTCATACCTTGTCTTTGAGAAttatgaaccctaattgtgcacaaatgaAGAAGAGATTGAAAGATTGCAACTTGCTATGATGATCAAGGCACACTAGATTACATGAATTTCTACTTGCATGTGCTTAATTCTTTCAATTGAGGATTTCTCCTATCCTCTTGATGctagtcgacacacacacacacacacacactagctCTCTGGACTTATTTTTTTGCAACTGATAGAAATTtccagcattttataagttttatttaattatctttgccttatttgcactttctaccctcctcaCCAAAACCATAATATGGGAGGTCCTTAAACTAACTTTGCATCTCTAGTCCCTTTTAACTTAACTAACAAATCTTAAATATTATCCATTTTTATTATACAGAATAACACTTACAtaaaatgtaacaataataattataaaatattgcCTTAATTAGTTGGGGTGTTACAACTCACCCCCCGTTAGATTGTTCGCGTCCTCGAGAACCACTCTTGGtgcaacgatggataatacttcataagcaattcttcgggttcccttcggaaccctttctaaattgccatagAACCTTTAACAACGTCACCGACTTATTTCTTAGTTGTTTAaacttttgatccaaaatctttattggcttttccgcatatCTTAGCTTATCGTCAACCTCAATTTCATTTAGTGGGATATACGTTGATTCACCGCCAAACACTTTcttaattgtgacacgtgaaacgtgtcatgtatgttactcaattcatcgggcaaggccaaacggtaggctaccttcccgaTTCTTgcaactatctcaaatggtcccataaATCTTGGACCCAACTTTCCCCTTTTTCGAAAACGAATTATACCCTTCCACGGGGAAACCTTAAGCATTGCcttatcacccacttgaaattctatcggcttccttcttttatccgcatatgacttttgtcgatcttgtgtcgctttcattctttcacgaatttgatctattATTTCGGTTGTTTTTTGCActacttccgtgcttcctaattccctttgacccacttcaccccaacatattggggtCCTACACTTTCTCCCATAAAACATCTCATAAGGTGCCATTTCAatggtagaatgataactattattgtatgaatagtcaactaaaggtaggtgagtatcccaactaccacaaaaatcaatgacacacgcccttaacatatcctcaagagtttggatattccgctcactttgaccatccgtttgtgggtgaaatgCGGTGCTTACATGCAATTTGGTGCCCATCTCTTCTTGAAATTTCCTCCAATATTGCGAGGTAAATCGAGTGTCACGGTCCGAAACAATGGAAATAGGCACTCCATGTCTTGCAACAACCTCCTTCATATATAATTTAGACATTGTTTCCGatgatgaagcttctcttattgccaaaaataacgcactcttagtcaatctatcaataataacccaaatggcgTCATGTTgccgaggggtcttaggcaacttggtcactaaatccatcgtgatatgctcccatttccatacCGGTACCTCTAGTGGTTGAAGTTTACCATACAACATTTGATGATAGGCCTTTACCTGGAGGCAAGTAAGACACTTATGAACATACTTTACTATATCTCTCTTCATTCctagccaccaataatctttccttaggtCCCTATACATTTTtttgtagcaccggggtgaatcgaatacctagatttgtgagctaagtcaaggagctcacttctagcaccactttgtaaaggtacccaaattcttccatatctaagccttagaccACGGGAATCTACcataaaatcattaacttgcccTTTGATCCTTTCTTTCCTCACGTTTTTGGGGGTTAATGCTTCATCTTGCGCTGCTCGAATACTATCGAATATTTGGGGTGATATTACCATGACTAAAATCGTTACCTTAATTGGTTGGTGGATCGACTTCCTACTAAGTGCATCCTCCACCGCATTACCCTTCCCGGGATGGTAcaaaatttcacaatcgtaatatttcaccaagtcgagccctctcctttgcctatcatttaaATCTCTTTGATCGAACAAGTACTTTAAGTTTTTATGATCGGTATAGATGGAGAACtttacaccataaagataatgacgccatatTTTCAAGGCAAAAACCACGGTCGCTAATTCTAGATCATGGGTGGTGATGTGCTGGatcataacctttatttatgaacggatttgagttgttttgttacatgaattgatttattatatatatggtgttttaatgaattcgggttgatttcacacatatataggcaactagtcctatccgcgtagtttagttttaatGGTAAATCCGATTCTTTCCACAGGGAGATAGAGTGTTTAatgttttttaatagtctttgatgttaaactagtttaaagggggttttggattaggaattatataatataacaataaaaaaataactTAATTAAACTAACTTACTTGATAATTGGAATTTCAAGATTACAAGATTTATAATCATTAAATTAAAAGTGAATTAAATGAAATTACCACTATTTATGATAATACAATTATATTGCTGAatggtaaaaagtaaaaataataactgGTAATGTAATTAAAtgagagtgtttacttaaatgttttGCCTCTAGATTCATGGATTGTTTTGAGATTAAGCCTGATtaaaatgtttttatatataacttatattTTCTTTCGAAATTATAAAGTtttaactaactaaattaaatctaattttcatcggatcttatttagatagttaactataccccaagtatttaaattgagacctaacctagttttgactttcgccaaaaccttaaatcgtaacggtttccctttttacaatttcactattatataactaatgatattacccaaaccaccgaaccttatttctaaattggtgttaataacttatccataagttcgtctaaaccacttttagtgttaaagcttaatttatattaatagaaataaacttcgctatttatatctaataaattaagtgataaggattaaatatctaattacataacaatggttcttttagctaggcacaatgttaaaaatactcaagttacattttaatatttacaaatgataacaatccatttcactagggctctacatctaagcaaacactataggtaattagctactcattataataggacgaacataaaaatataaatatacaaacataataataacaataatgataatgataaaaaaatgataacaataatttttgtAGAACAAACTTACGAAAatattcactttcattaacttcaaatggtagaaaattacaataacaacactctTGCACccgaacaataatacccttaatcacgaataatacacccttaatattgaaactatcctaattcttGAACTTGAAATTAATACGAAACTTAAAATAATGGATACGGAGTAAAATAGAAAATAATGACAGTAGCTAATTGAGTGTGTTGTGTATTCCTCCAATATCTCTAATCTATTTTTTTTCTTGTGTCCCCCAAATCTCTGTCATAATGCTCCATAATATAGCCTCAGAATTTTTAAGTTAATCAATTGTTTAATCTACATTATGCTCTTGTCTCTATAAAGTTTGATAAAGAACACATAAAATATTGGAAGTGTGGTTGGTTTCTTCGTATTATAATTGAAAGTCCATCTCAATTCTGTAAAGTACTGTAAAGTAGCATATTTAATTCATCCACTAATCCATTTGTTAATATAGAACTAAAAGCATGGCATTTGAAGATTGGTTCCAGCCCAAAAAGAATTATTATTCTTCTTAAAAGTTGACAGACCCACGTGGAATTTAGATCTGAATCTGGcctcaacattacgcgtttcgcgtagtactGCACACGTTCCGCGTAAGAGTAAACTGAAATCTGGAATTTTGTCACAACATTACGTGTGTAACAACCCGActccgttttaccaaaaacacgacctaaaaaaaaattctgggacagtacatctggacggcgtccagttatctggacggcgtccagctctgaaggactggacggcgtccaaacccttgggacggcgtccaaatgaactaaaagttcctgatcagtttttcaatttcacacgagcggaaaacccgcttcccgacacttttagatgaaacaGCTTTCACAACacttcatattaagtaaaactaagagatttccacaatgaaaataagttttacaacaccgggcccataatgacccattttacaaataatatagcgatttcgacccatttatatctttagacgaattaggactctacaacccaacccgataccaagagcataatcccgaggactacCAAACCCCCAATACGCATtaacatatccaaaagctaccccatcgaaccCAAgcactcctaagcatctagtctaacaactagttagcttcaaaatacgatacctgtaaaaaggtaaacaacgagaggggtaagtataaagcttagtgaatgcaataattatacatatacatatataatctacttacctgcaaacacttacacaaataccgcatacatgctagcaatctaattagcataccatcgcaagtataaagctaataatctcccataccataagctagcataacaaatagcatatattcatcacaatattaaatgctaaataaacaacacacacaatatggttaaccattctcgtgtcatggtgctaccggctctttggttcacaccatacgcatttgtcatgatgctaccggctctttggttcatatcataactcgagtcatactcacgctagagtgctaccgactctttggttcacactctaacaacgctaaggtgctaccggctctttggttcacaccctaacaaatcatgatatagtgctaccggctctttggttcacactacaacacacgtactatgacgctaccggctctttggttcacatcatagcacgcccgcacatactatggccctaccggctctttggttcataccatagcatacaaataaatatattacatacatatgcatataatcattccactcacctcgaaatgctcGCACAAGCcatatatgtaaatcgcctccaaacgcaaccgatcaaaccttttacctataatgtgcatatagatatacaaacaatcaacatacattctctacgagagaattcgacttcatcacccttaaccaagggtttgtacctacctccacaaaccgcccatttagacacctaaagtaaactttaccaattaccactacgggtggtaatttcgacccatccaacaagtacaatttaaccaaaattatatttgaTACCATTTAAGCTCATAAAGGTCTTAATAAAATTGTTTATCAACCAATTAATCCAAatttaaagtcattaccaaatttgacccatctcatTTCACCCgtttttgacataagtcccgaaaacgcccaaaatcactaacgactagtgattataatttcaaaacaccaattaacacctaaatcaaacatttatatacttggttcatcaaatcttgacctcatatcttagtttgactccaaatcaaggttaacacccattttaaccaactaacatgttcttatgaacatctaagtcaccaatacatatacaatctagtgattaacacccaaaccaatgacaaatacttccaaatttgtcatctaaccctaaacccacaataatcggtttcacttacactagcaatacaacaaaacccccaatttcatgagaaatggggtttagaaccctaacaagctcaaaccctacatgaacaagaatcataacaattaaattcggggttagagcttaccaacactaccaaaatgtagccgtgaacgaaaggaacaactttgactctcgagctttggcgagaaccgggcttcttcctcctagatcggagttttctcacactaaaatcatcctc from Rutidosis leptorrhynchoides isolate AG116_Rl617_1_P2 chromosome 9, CSIRO_AGI_Rlap_v1, whole genome shotgun sequence harbors:
- the LOC139868725 gene encoding uncharacterized mitochondrial protein AtMg00860-like is translated as MDPSKVEAIKSWPNPSSITEIISFHCLASFYRRFIRDFSTIVTPITDCLKKWVFEWPSFAQSAFESLKEKLSSTPIHALPNFNMLFELECDASGVGIGAVLVQGQQIVYFKSSIKELLVKEAHRGGLAGHFGINKILKILNEHF